From Salvia splendens isolate huo1 chromosome 16, SspV2, whole genome shotgun sequence, a single genomic window includes:
- the LOC121772692 gene encoding NAC domain-containing protein 92-like → MEELRAAMMVDEAIDLPPGFRFHPSDEELITHYLSHKVMDTSFCPIAIGEVDLNKVEPWDLPWKAKLGEKEWYFFCVRDRKYPTGLRTNRATEAGYWKATGKDKDIFRAKSLVGMKKTLVFYRGRAPKGLKTNWVMHEYRLEGKDSMHNLHKSARNEWVICRIFMKTAGGKKVHISGLTSGGADSRSSDLPPLMEFSSDDNHRMATTGTDVSNDTCFSNNPMENKSQGKVLDEFTSSSSRNYDFSPFPFAFPQVSPLNCSSFSTQINTRAETLTGRHSSMMQDESVMRHFFDNNGVETKTEPEQGMPEAGFKAYQDQDIPVISTTGIDLDCLWDY, encoded by the exons ATGGAAGAGCTGCGAGCTGCTATGATGGTCGATGAGGCGATCGATCTGCCACCCGGGTTCCGATTTCACCCGAGCGACGAGGAGCTGATAACCCACTACCTGTCGCATAAAGTAATGGACACAAGCTTCTGCCCCATAGCCATAGGAGAGGTGGACCTCAATAAGGTTGAGCCATGGGATTTGCCTT GGAAGGCGAAATTGGGGGAGAAAGAGTGGTACTTTTTCTGTGTGAGGGATAGGAAGTATCCGACCGGTCTAAGGACTAATAGAGCTACGGAGGCCGGATACTGGAAGGCCACTGGAAAGGATAAGGATATCTTTCGGGCGAAATCTTTAGTCGGGATGAAGAAAACTTTGGTTTTCTATAGGGGTAGGGCTCCCAAGGGATTGAAGACTAATTGGGTTATGCATGAGTATAGATTGGAGGGGAAGGATTCCATGCATAATCTCCACAAATCTGCTAGG AATGAGTGGGTGATCTGCAGGATCTTTATGAAGACCGCGGGAGGGAAGAAGGTGCATATATCAGGGCTGACGAGTGGTGGTGCTGATTCCCGGTCATCAGATTTGCCTCCACTGATGGAGTTCTCGTCTGATGACAATCATCGTATGGCTACTACTGGCACGGACGTATCTAACGACACATGTTTCTCTAATAACCCAATGGAGAATAAATCTCAAGGGAAGGTCTTGGATGAATTCACTTCCTCCTCATCAAGGAACTACGACTTCTCGCCCTTCCCATTCGCCTTCCCTCAAGTCTCGCCTTTGAACTGTTCTTCTTTTTCGACTCAAATCAATACTCGGGCCGAAACCTTGACCGGCCGCCACTCTTCCATGATGCAAGATGAGTCAGTAATGAGGCATTTCTTCGACAACAATGGCGTGGAGACGAAAACAGAGCCCGAACAGGGCATGCCCGAAGCCGGATTCAAGGCTTATCAAGATCAAGATATCCCTGTGATTTCCACTACCGGGATAGACCTTGATTGCTTATGGGATTACTGA
- the LOC121770676 gene encoding transcription factor MYB16-like — translation MGRSPCCDKIGLKKGPWTPEEDQKLLAYIEKHGHGSWRALPVKAGLQRCGKSCRLRWTNYLRPDIKRGKFSLQEEQTIIQLHALLGNRWSAIATHLPKRTDNEIKNYWNTHLKKRLAKMGIDPITHKPKNDTLLSSDGQSKSAANLSHMAQWESARLEAEARLVRQSKLRGGGGGASASITSGPFQAQSSDFASTSAQFQKPGGAARPCLDVLKAWTGGAAAAGVGGELESPTSTLSSAAGVEESSAAVADSDSGLMKEEGVEEWKHLAKNGDSAAPFAAALPEAAEWAAAGAEHVPSGNFVEKFTDLLLSTSSGDRRFSDDGGESDNGSGGDGEGGSRGGDYYEDNKNYWNSILNLVNASPSDSPIF, via the exons ATGGGCCGGTCTCCGTGTTGTGACAAGATCGGCCTCAAGAAGGGGCCGTGGACGCCCGAGGAAGATCAGAAGCTCTTGGCGTATATCGAAAAACACGGCCACGGGAGCTGGAGGGCCTTGCCTGTCAAAGCTG GGCTTCAGAGATGTGGTAAGAGCTGCAGATTGAGGTGGACTAACTATTTGAGGCCAGATATTAAAAGGGGAAAATTCAGTTTACAGGAGGAGCAAACAATCATTCAACTCCATGCTCTTTTGGGAAATAG ATGGTCGGCCATCGCAACCCATCTGCCTAAACGGACAGACAACGAGATTAAGAATTATTGGAACACACATCTGAAGAAACGTTTGGCGAAAATGGGGATCGACCCGATCACCCATAAGCCCAAAAACGACACCCTTTTGTCCAGTGACGGCCAATCCAAAAGTGCCGCCAATCTAAGCCACATGGCCCAGTGGGAGAGCGCCCGCCTCGAAGCTGAAGCCAGACTGGTCCGCCAGTCTAAGCTCCGCGGAGGTGGTGGCGGAGCTTCTGCCTCCATCACGTCAGGACCTTTTCAg GCGCAGAGCTCAGATTTCGCCTCCACTTCGGCACAGTTTCAGAAGCCAGGAGGCGCGGCACGGCCGTGCCTCGACGTGCTCAAGGCATGGACCGGcggagcggcggcggcgggtgTCGGCGGGGAGCTGGAGTCGCCGACGTCGACGCTGAGCTCGGCAGCGGGGGTGGAGGAGAGCTCTGCCGCCGTGGCGGACTCCGACAGCGGGCTCATGAAGGAGGAAGGGGTGGAGGAGTGGAAGCATCTGGCGAAGAACGGCGACAGCGCGGCGCCCTTTGCGGCGGCGCTGCCGGAGGCGGCGGAGTGGGCGGCGGCGGGTGCCGAGCACGTGCCGAGCGGGAATTTCGTGGAGAAGTTCACAGATCTTCTTCTCAGCACGTCGTCGGGAGATCGGCGATTCTCCGACGACGGCGGAGAATCCGATAACGGgagcggcggcgacggcgaaGGCGGAAGCAGGGGAGGCGATTATTATGAAGATAACAAGAATTATTGGAATAGCATTCTTAATTTGGTGAATGCTTCGCCATCTGATTCGCCAATATTTTGA